In Hydractinia symbiolongicarpus strain clone_291-10 chromosome 4, HSymV2.1, whole genome shotgun sequence, the following proteins share a genomic window:
- the LOC130641346 gene encoding uncharacterized protein LOC130641346, whose protein sequence is MDFKKHELEIPDFDDYFKNNMVDMDAITLTEDDIDNPYVKLNVTMLSKYPMEHLKQWLVFRGDTLRGIHTLKDAQVRVWNYFENKNNQKIVDPTPDKLWIRKKAMELGKILKPLWKEGSLPEAPSAIQNDMKNPLDLTGWSKSLQGVPVFTVTQMTDYHTKVNNTFVEKAKTIKKHFARGEQFVEEKYIDTSTIYVKQDNNIFCIKGIAAASLKKMNRWVFIVLNKINGEVVFAHCQCPAGKTGTCSHCYAVMKLLAKWVVDELRMIPEPKACTSMPCVWNVPQAREYMQKPPVSELTIKSPDSKRNATNTKKGITSSLYEPRSEHNRDTRSDSLRILLDNVTNFHGKAHAPKITSFCVNIKMKALQF, encoded by the exons atggattttaaaaaacacgAGTTGGAGATACCAGATTTTGATGattatttcaaaaacaacatggtTG aTATGGATGCCATTACTCTCACAGAAGATGATATTGACAACCCATATGTAAAATTAAATGttacaatgctttcaaaatatcctATGGAACATTTAAAACAGTGGTTAGTATTTAGAGGAGACACTCTACGTGGTATTCACACACTAAAAGATGCCCAAGTTAG AGTATGGAACTACTTTGAGAATAAAAACAATCAGAAGATTGTTGATCCAACACCTGATAAGCTTTGGATTAGGAAAAAAGCAATGGAGCtaggaaaaattttaaaaccgctTTGGAAAGAAGGCTCACTACCTGAAGCACCCTCAGCAATACAAAATGATATGAAAAATCCATTGGACCTCACTGGCTGGTCAAAGTCTTTGCAAGGTGTACCTGTCTTTACCGTTACGCAAATGACAGACTATCACACAAAAGTAAACAATACATTTGTTGAAAAggctaaaacaattaaaaaacattttgcaagAGGTGAACAATTTGTAGAAGAAAAATACATTGATACCAGCACAATATATGTCAAACAAGACaataatatattttgtataaaaggTATAGCTGctgcaagtttaaaaaaaatgaatagatGGGTGTTTATTGTacttaacaaaattaatggTGAAGTTGTATTTGCACATTGTCAATGTCCAGCCGGAAAAACCGGCACATGTTCGCATTGCTATGCCGTTATGAAACTGTTAGCTAAATGGGTAGTTGATGAATTGCGTATGATTCCAGAGCCTAAAGCATGCACATCAATGCCATGTGTTTGGAATGTACCGCAGGCAAGAGAATATATGCAAAAGCCACCTGTCTCAGAACTAACCATTAAATCACCAGATTCAAAAAGGAATGCCACAAATACTAAAAAAGGAATTACATCTTCATTGTACGAGCCAAGATCTGAACATAACAGAGACACACGTAGTGACAGTTTGAGAATTTTGCTTGACAACGTCACTAATTTTCATGGCAAAGCACATGCACCAAAAATTACATcattttgtgtaaatataaAGATGAAGGCACTGCAATTTTAA
- the LOC130642245 gene encoding uncharacterized protein LOC130642245: MSEGNTKKKHKRSQGKQCAAWGCNNRSLVEFENELISSTISFFKFPKDSGTRKVWCSRIKRIDGQDNFRVTSHTVLCEKHFAKSDIIKAPGGTRRRLRDGAKPTLFENVEDFSKRKAPVNRPSPRKKFRETSTLIPDETDIGDDSTEFVAEPDFIMREEPDIEMLKHKLMEKISTVKIKFVENVLSSDASCKHYTGIPNIEVFKELLIFLNPGQNGENVILYNNQDVKGFSDRGRPRTLSPLESFLLTLVRMRRNFDVCHLSYLFEVSEGTVTNTFQTWIV, encoded by the exons atgtcgGAGGGAAAtacgaagaaaaaacataaaagatcTCAAGGAAAGCAATGTGCTGCCTGGGGATGCAATAATCGTAGCCTGGTTGAATTTGAAAATGAATTAATATCTTCAaccataagtttttttaaatttccgaaAGATTCAGGAACAAGGAAAGTGTGGTGCAGCCGAATTAAACGTATTGATGGACAAGACAACTTTAGAGTAACCAGCCATACTGTGCTGTGCGAAAAACACTTTGCAAAAAGTGATATAATAAAAGCCCCTGGAGGGACACGCCGCAGATTGAGAGATGGAGCCAAACCTACACTATTTGAAAATGTGGAGGATTTTAGCAAAAGAAAAGCTCCTGTTAACAGACCATCTCCTcgaaaaaaatttagagaaacatCCACTCTAATTCCTGATGAGACTGATATAGGGGATGATTCCACTGAATTTGTAGCTGAGCCAGACTTTATTATGAGGGAGGAACCAGAc ATAGAAATGTTGAAACACAAACTCATGGAAAAAATTTCtacagttaaaataaaatttgtcgaAAATGTTTTGTCATCTGATGCATCATGTAAACATTACACTGGCATACCAAACATCGAAGTGTTTaaagaattattaatttttttaaacccagGACAAAATGGAGAAAATGTTATTCTTTACAATAATCAAGATGTCAAAGGTTTTAGTGATAGAGGTAGACCACGTACGCTGTCCCCTCttgaaagttttttattgaCCCTTGTTAGAATGCGAAGAAACTTTGATGTTTGccatttatcatatttgtttGAAGTGTCTGAAGGTACTGTAACAAATACTTTTCAAACGTGG ATTGTGTAG